A DNA window from Patescibacteria group bacterium contains the following coding sequences:
- a CDS encoding DEAD/DEAH box helicase — MSTLNRIIIQSHNKYPFRELISSLLDFGYEREQDEIKSGYFGISGGVIKIFPVNDKDIYLVEFFGDEVDAMYILRDGKQEKFFGSLVIEKNIVKLSDGSILSPESYAVHEDYGIGQFRNIETLLLPDGEQVKYINFIYLNEEVLRVPENQIDKLSRYIGVGQRKPKLNRLGSVAWKNTYKRTYENALLLARELLTVYAKRQIAEKKKMIINTEWDTLARKTFDFTETVDQMNAIESVYADLSADVPSDRLICGDVGFGKTEVALRAAVQAVANGYQVAMLVPTTILAEQHYINFVRRLAHTPIRVGHLSRFVSDEQSKETVKGLADGSVDIVVSTHKLIRSEIKFKNLGLLVIDEEQKFGVKDKEKLKDYRSNIDCLTLTATPIPRTMYMALSGVRSISQISSIPEGRRSVETEIAKYYETTIKTYIDREIERKGQIYFLHNRVQSIGGTKRMLSKLYPSLNIEIAHGQMPERLLAKRMIDFTEGKIDILVCSTIIESGIDLPNVNTLIVEESDRFGLSQLYQIRGRIGRSTRQSYALFTYKNKKMTNNAVKRLEALSHNTELGTGFEIALSDLEIRGGGNILGKEQHGSMEAVGLMLYSKLLKLAVDRLKEGNLLELA; from the coding sequence ATGTCAACATTGAACAGAATAATCATACAAAGTCATAACAAATATCCTTTCAGGGAGCTGATTTCTTCTCTACTTGATTTTGGATATGAAAGAGAACAGGACGAAATCAAAAGCGGTTACTTCGGGATCTCAGGAGGAGTAATCAAAATTTTTCCTGTTAACGATAAAGATATTTACCTCGTCGAATTCTTTGGCGATGAGGTTGATGCCATGTATATACTTCGCGATGGCAAGCAGGAAAAGTTTTTTGGCAGCTTAGTAATTGAAAAAAATATCGTCAAGTTATCAGATGGAAGCATATTGTCACCCGAAAGTTATGCAGTCCATGAAGATTATGGCATTGGCCAGTTTCGCAACATTGAGACATTGCTCTTGCCAGATGGCGAACAAGTAAAATACATAAATTTTATTTATCTAAATGAAGAAGTATTACGTGTGCCTGAAAATCAGATAGATAAATTGTCGCGCTATATCGGTGTGGGACAGCGAAAACCGAAATTGAACAGACTCGGTAGCGTCGCCTGGAAGAATACATATAAGAGAACCTACGAAAACGCATTGCTCCTAGCCAGAGAATTGCTGACAGTTTATGCCAAAAGGCAAATTGCTGAGAAGAAGAAAATGATAATCAATACGGAATGGGATACCCTGGCTCGTAAAACCTTCGATTTCACTGAAACCGTCGACCAAATGAATGCTATTGAAAGTGTATATGCCGACCTCTCTGCTGATGTGCCTTCGGACAGATTGATTTGTGGCGACGTTGGCTTCGGCAAGACTGAGGTAGCTCTTAGAGCGGCGGTCCAAGCGGTAGCAAATGGTTATCAGGTTGCCATGCTAGTACCTACAACGATATTGGCAGAACAACATTACATAAATTTCGTTCGCAGACTCGCTCATACTCCAATCCGGGTAGGTCATTTGAGCCGTTTTGTCTCTGACGAACAGAGCAAAGAGACGGTCAAAGGTTTGGCCGACGGTAGCGTGGATATTGTAGTTAGTACTCACAAGCTTATTAGGTCTGAAATCAAGTTTAAAAATTTGGGGCTCTTGGTGATTGATGAGGAGCAAAAATTTGGAGTCAAGGATAAGGAGAAGCTCAAGGATTATCGCTCAAACATAGATTGCTTGACTCTGACTGCCACACCGATCCCAAGGACGATGTATATGGCCCTGTCTGGAGTCAGAAGTATATCTCAAATATCCTCGATTCCGGAGGGAAGAAGAAGCGTAGAAACAGAGATAGCAAAGTATTATGAAACCACAATCAAGACATACATTGATCGTGAAATTGAGAGAAAAGGGCAGATTTACTTCTTGCATAATCGAGTCCAGTCAATCGGCGGGACCAAGCGAATGTTGTCGAAACTTTACCCATCTCTAAATATAGAGATCGCGCACGGGCAGATGCCGGAGCGTCTTTTGGCCAAAAGGATGATCGATTTTACGGAAGGGAAAATAGATATTTTGGTCTGCTCCACGATCATTGAAAGCGGTATTGATCTGCCTAACGTCAATACTTTGATTGTTGAGGAATCAGACCGATTTGGTCTATCTCAACTTTATCAAATACGTGGAAGGATCGGTCGAAGCACTCGACAATCATACGCACTTTTCACTTACAAAAATAAGAAAATGACAAATAATGCGGTCAAGCGACTTGAAGCTCTGTCTCACAATACTGAGCTCGGTACGGGGTTCGAAATTGCATTATCCGATTTGGAAATTAGGGGAGGCGGGAATATCTTGGGCAAGGAACAGCATGGCAGTATGGAGGCGGTAGGATTGATGCTCTACTCGAAACTATTGAAACTAGCCGTTGATAGGCTGAAAGAGGGAAATCTGTTAGAATTAGCTTAA
- the dprA gene encoding DNA-processing protein DprA, translated as MANFDHKIILALNAHPKIGSQTLKKLIFAVSNPEQLWTLSKNELSRKIEPKLLELLFQARADYQPELEFEKIKKYDVGYVTIFDKEYPTLLKEIPDAPVILYMRGSPEALKRPGLGVVGSRKYTDYGSSVAYKLTKSLAESGLTIISGLALGIDAIAHQAALDANGMTVGVLGCGLDRIYPVSNHNLGKAMIERGGAIISEFPIGTPPTNYNFPIRNRIIAGLSLGTLVVEAALDSGSLITAGLALDYNREVFAVPGGIDSPMSEGTNKLIKQGAIPVTCASDVLSVLDIEEKKSAEKAREILPENENEKKIYEILRSGERSGDEIIKASKLNVIELNSVLTMMELKGMVKNIGGGRYKIS; from the coding sequence ATGGCTAATTTTGATCACAAAATTATTCTTGCGCTCAATGCTCACCCCAAAATTGGGAGCCAAACTCTCAAGAAGCTGATTTTTGCTGTCAGCAACCCCGAACAGCTTTGGACCTTATCCAAAAATGAACTAAGCCGAAAGATCGAGCCAAAGCTGTTGGAACTTCTGTTTCAAGCACGCGCAGACTACCAGCCGGAGTTGGAATTCGAAAAGATTAAAAAGTATGATGTTGGCTATGTCACCATTTTTGACAAAGAATATCCGACATTACTTAAGGAAATTCCTGATGCGCCAGTCATACTATATATGAGAGGAAGCCCGGAAGCGCTCAAAAGACCGGGCCTCGGAGTAGTTGGAAGCCGAAAGTATACCGATTATGGCTCGAGCGTAGCTTACAAGCTAACAAAGTCATTGGCAGAAAGTGGTCTCACAATAATCTCTGGCCTAGCTCTCGGGATTGATGCAATCGCGCATCAAGCAGCGCTCGACGCAAATGGTATGACGGTTGGCGTCCTTGGCTGCGGTCTGGATCGGATTTACCCTGTGTCAAATCACAATCTTGGCAAAGCGATGATCGAGAGAGGCGGTGCAATAATCTCTGAATTTCCGATTGGCACGCCACCGACAAATTATAATTTTCCGATCAGAAATAGAATTATCGCTGGACTAAGCCTGGGCACTCTGGTTGTCGAAGCGGCGTTGGATTCTGGCTCTTTGATTACTGCCGGTCTAGCGCTTGACTATAATCGTGAGGTTTTTGCCGTGCCAGGAGGAATCGACTCGCCGATGTCGGAGGGAACCAATAAATTAATCAAACAGGGCGCTATTCCCGTGACCTGTGCAAGTGATGTCTTGTCCGTCTTGGACATCGAGGAGAAGAAAAGCGCCGAGAAGGCGAGAGAGATTCTGCCTGAAAATGAAAATGAAAAGAAGATATATGAAATTTTGAGATCGGGGGAGCGGTCTGGCGATGAAATAATCAAAGCCTCAAAACTAAATGTGATAGAGCTCAATTCTGTACTGACGATGATGGAGCTAAAGGGCATGGTCAAAAATATTGGTGGGGGAAGATATAAAATAAGTTAA
- the topA gene encoding type I DNA topoisomerase, giving the protein MNLVIVESPAKAKTIEKYLGKDYKVLASYGHVRDLPEKSLGVDVAKNYEPEYAILPKAKKALAALKSALSGADKVYLATDLDREGEAISWHLTFALGLNKKKDKINRITFHEITKSAIEKAVANPRDLDINLVDAQQARRVLDRLVGYKLSPLLWKKVKKGLSAGRVQSVAVRLVVEREKEIEAFKPEEYWLLGVDLSKKDKKETFSAYLVEMDKKAIGKMSIKTKAEADKIEKDLTDAEYEVIEVKHEDSYRKPAAPFTTSTLQMEAARKLGFSPKQTMMMAQMLYEDGHITYMRTDSMNLSAESISAIQKLIVKDYGEKYLAKGGRVFATKAKHAQEAHEAIRPTHFENSNVSNDRRAQKLYELIWKRTVATQMTDALFDVISARISAVSNKYIFQTKGEIIKFDGFMTVYLEGKDEETEEAISKIPALVMGEMLKFIQMIKDQKFTEPPKRYTEAMLVKKLESLGIGRPSTYAPTLETIKNRGYVELLEKKFSPTEIGTIVSDLLVKHFAEIVDYKFTADMEDEFDEIAEGKLEWHKVIDDFYKPFAANLTVKNKELEKSEIMPVEETGEKCPECGAPLVIRHGRFGKFVACSGYPKCKYSKPLETKAENKNLQVVGSDGDVESVKEAEEQKCEKCGGKMIMKEGRFGKFLACENYPKCKNTLAVVGKTGVKCPECEKGELIARTTKKRRTFWGCSKYPDCKYATWDNPTQPKEEKVKKESETTETVIEGAE; this is encoded by the coding sequence ATGAATTTAGTCATCGTAGAGTCTCCAGCCAAAGCCAAGACAATCGAGAAATATTTGGGCAAGGATTACAAAGTCCTGGCCTCTTATGGTCATGTCCGTGATTTGCCAGAAAAATCTCTCGGAGTCGATGTGGCCAAGAATTACGAGCCAGAGTATGCGATATTGCCAAAAGCCAAGAAAGCGCTTGCGGCCTTAAAATCAGCTCTCAGCGGCGCCGACAAAGTCTATCTCGCAACTGACTTGGACCGAGAAGGAGAAGCGATATCTTGGCATCTGACTTTTGCACTGGGCCTGAACAAGAAAAAAGACAAAATCAATCGAATTACTTTTCATGAAATTACCAAATCTGCGATCGAAAAAGCGGTAGCGAATCCACGAGATCTCGATATTAATTTAGTAGATGCACAGCAAGCACGCCGAGTTCTTGACCGCTTGGTCGGTTATAAATTGAGCCCATTGCTCTGGAAAAAGGTAAAGAAGGGCCTGTCTGCTGGTCGTGTTCAATCGGTAGCGGTCCGTCTGGTAGTTGAGCGCGAAAAAGAAATCGAAGCGTTTAAGCCCGAAGAGTATTGGCTGCTCGGCGTTGACCTGTCCAAAAAAGATAAAAAGGAAACATTTTCCGCCTATCTCGTCGAGATGGACAAGAAGGCTATTGGCAAAATGTCGATCAAGACAAAGGCAGAGGCGGACAAGATCGAAAAAGACTTGACCGATGCCGAATATGAGGTCATCGAAGTTAAACATGAGGACTCATATCGCAAGCCTGCCGCACCTTTCACTACCTCAACTCTTCAGATGGAAGCGGCCAGAAAACTCGGCTTCTCGCCAAAACAAACGATGATGATGGCTCAAATGCTCTACGAAGATGGCCACATCACATATATGCGTACTGACTCGATGAATCTGTCTGCTGAATCAATCTCTGCAATTCAGAAATTGATCGTCAAGGATTATGGCGAGAAGTATTTGGCTAAGGGCGGCAGAGTCTTCGCCACCAAGGCCAAACATGCTCAGGAGGCGCACGAAGCGATTCGCCCAACCCATTTTGAAAATTCCAACGTCAGCAATGATCGCAGAGCTCAGAAATTGTATGAATTGATTTGGAAGAGAACGGTTGCGACCCAAATGACAGACGCCCTCTTTGATGTGATCTCGGCCAGAATATCGGCAGTATCAAACAAATATATTTTTCAGACCAAAGGTGAAATTATCAAATTTGACGGCTTCATGACCGTATATCTTGAGGGCAAAGACGAAGAAACCGAGGAAGCAATTAGCAAAATCCCAGCTCTTGTCATGGGCGAGATGCTGAAATTTATCCAGATGATCAAGGATCAGAAATTTACTGAGCCGCCAAAACGTTACACTGAGGCAATGCTAGTCAAGAAGCTTGAGAGTTTGGGCATCGGCCGACCTTCTACCTATGCGCCAACACTTGAAACGATCAAGAATCGCGGTTACGTCGAGCTGCTCGAAAAGAAATTTTCGCCGACCGAGATTGGCACGATTGTTTCGGATCTGCTGGTCAAGCATTTCGCTGAGATAGTGGACTACAAATTTACGGCTGATATGGAAGACGAATTCGATGAAATTGCCGAGGGGAAGCTTGAATGGCATAAGGTGATCGATGATTTCTACAAGCCATTTGCCGCTAATCTTACGGTGAAGAACAAGGAACTAGAGAAAAGCGAGATCATGCCGGTCGAAGAAACCGGGGAGAAATGTCCCGAATGTGGCGCACCGCTCGTGATCCGTCACGGCCGGTTTGGCAAATTTGTCGCTTGTTCTGGCTATCCAAAGTGCAAATATTCCAAGCCCCTTGAAACCAAAGCAGAGAATAAAAATTTGCAAGTTGTCGGTAGCGACGGTGATGTCGAAAGTGTGAAAGAGGCGGAGGAACAGAAATGCGAGAAGTGTGGCGGCAAGATGATTATGAAAGAGGGAAGATTCGGCAAATTCTTGGCCTGCGAAAATTATCCAAAATGCAAAAATACCTTGGCAGTCGTCGGTAAGACCGGGGTCAAATGCCCTGAATGCGAAAAGGGCGAACTGATCGCGCGAACAACCAAGAAAAGGCGAACCTTCTGGGGTTGCTCCAAATATCCAGATTGCAAATATGCGACTTGGGACAATCCAACTCAGCCAAAGGAAGAAAAAGTCAAAAAAGAATCAGAAACGACAGAAACCGTAATTGAGGGAGCTGAATAA
- a CDS encoding HD domain-containing protein encodes MITPEQKIVALQKAKEWIVKIDDPMHSVPHMEQTFAYAMDLAVSYPEADRDILEIAVWWHDVGRVFLDDGHAQKSAEMAGESLGSIGIDPGDVAKICAMIESHSNSSTTKPASLEAIILKDADKLDFLTVSRWQIGIGDERSKEINIGISKIPAIGREILKLPESKIMYEKLFVQLVKYLKTADNAFINNLKPRIREEWKVEV; translated from the coding sequence ATGATTACACCAGAGCAAAAAATAGTCGCTTTGCAAAAGGCGAAAGAGTGGATAGTGAAAATCGACGACCCAATGCACAGTGTGCCGCACATGGAGCAGACCTTTGCTTATGCGATGGATCTTGCAGTTTCTTACCCTGAAGCAGATCGTGATATCTTGGAAATTGCCGTTTGGTGGCATGATGTCGGCCGAGTCTTTCTCGATGACGGCCATGCCCAAAAGAGTGCGGAAATGGCAGGGGAGTCCCTTGGGAGTATTGGAATAGATCCAGGTGATGTAGCCAAAATCTGCGCCATGATTGAGAGCCATAGCAACTCGAGCACGACGAAGCCAGCCTCGCTGGAAGCTATCATTCTGAAAGATGCAGACAAGCTCGATTTCCTGACCGTATCGCGTTGGCAGATTGGGATTGGGGATGAGAGATCAAAGGAAATAAATATTGGAATTAGCAAAATCCCAGCCATCGGCAGAGAAATCTTAAAGTTGCCTGAGTCGAAAATCATGTACGAGAAACTATTTGTGCAATTGGTAAAATATTTGAAGACCGCAGATAATGCTTTTATCAATAATCTTAAACCTAGAATCAGGGAAGAATGGAAAGTTGAAGTTTAA
- the recR gene encoding recombination mediator RecR translates to MLPKSVQNLIDEFSKLPGVGPKTAARLAFYLLTKPKSDIENLGSSVLGLANNLQYCKECFNIAEEEICLICDNDRRNKNIIMVVEEPLDVIALEKSLPFEGVYHVLGGVVSPINGVGPDDLRIAQLIERIKNGAVEEIVLATNPNLEGEATAAYIKDRINQLNLDNLRITRIARGLPVGGDLEYADEVTLKRSIEGRRDY, encoded by the coding sequence ATGTTGCCAAAATCTGTTCAAAATTTAATTGATGAATTTAGCAAATTGCCCGGCGTAGGCCCGAAAACGGCGGCGCGACTGGCCTTTTATTTGTTGACCAAGCCAAAGTCGGATATCGAAAATCTTGGTTCCTCTGTTCTCGGCCTGGCCAATAATCTTCAATATTGCAAAGAGTGTTTCAACATCGCGGAGGAAGAAATTTGCCTGATTTGCGACAACGACCGACGAAACAAGAATATTATCATGGTGGTCGAAGAGCCGCTAGATGTGATAGCGCTAGAGAAATCTCTTCCCTTTGAGGGTGTTTATCATGTTTTGGGCGGCGTGGTCTCGCCGATCAACGGAGTTGGTCCAGATGACTTGAGAATCGCTCAGCTGATCGAACGTATCAAAAACGGAGCGGTCGAAGAGATTGTATTGGCTACGAATCCAAATCTCGAAGGAGAAGCGACAGCGGCCTATATTAAGGACAGAATCAATCAGTTAAATTTAGACAACCTTAGAATCACCCGCATTGCTCGTGGCCTGCCAGTGGGAGGAGATCTAGAGTACGCAGACGAAGTCACCTTGAAGCGATCAATCGAAGGCAGACGAGACTACTAA
- the cysS gene encoding cysteine--tRNA ligase, whose amino-acid sequence MKLFNTLSSKSEEFKPIDPEKVTLYTCGPTVYDVAHIGNLRALLTYDLLKRALAAEGYNVVHAMNLTDIDDKTIKRSEGEKEAFSKLIKLYEDRVWQDEKELNIIKPSIVTRATEYIDKMVVFVESLISNGYAYKADDGSVYFSIDKFKNYGQLSKLDKEGIKSGARVAQDDYDKENPADFVLWKAWSEKDGEIFWETSLGKGRPGWHLECSVMAGDVLGNTIDIHAGGVDLIFPHHENEIAQSEAKTGKKFVNFWVHNEHLMVDGRKMSKSLNNFYTLDNIVAKGFSPLDFRYFVLAAHYRSKLNFTWEGLEAAKNARERLNRVASQISGGEAEGQRDKKYLDRFNEKISNDLNTPEALAILWELMRDENVSQADKNATIAEMDKVFGLGLLENQTFEIPAEVIKIAEERKTAREAKDFAKSDELRDQIIEAGWQIEDFPNNEYKIIKK is encoded by the coding sequence ATGAAGCTATTTAATACACTTTCAAGCAAGAGTGAAGAGTTCAAACCGATCGATCCAGAAAAGGTGACACTCTACACCTGTGGGCCGACCGTATACGATGTGGCTCATATTGGCAATTTGCGTGCTCTATTGACCTATGACCTCTTGAAGCGGGCTTTGGCCGCAGAGGGCTACAATGTAGTACACGCGATGAACTTGACCGACATTGATGACAAGACAATCAAGCGATCGGAGGGCGAGAAAGAGGCCTTCTCGAAGCTAATAAAGCTATATGAAGACCGAGTCTGGCAAGACGAAAAAGAGCTAAATATCATAAAGCCAAGTATCGTGACTAGGGCGACTGAGTATATAGACAAGATGGTAGTCTTTGTCGAGTCTTTAATTTCGAATGGTTATGCCTACAAGGCTGATGATGGCTCTGTCTATTTTTCAATTGATAAATTCAAAAACTATGGTCAATTGTCAAAGCTGGACAAAGAGGGAATCAAAAGTGGTGCTCGGGTAGCGCAGGATGATTACGACAAGGAAAATCCGGCTGACTTCGTGCTTTGGAAGGCTTGGAGCGAGAAGGACGGCGAAATATTTTGGGAAACAAGTCTCGGCAAAGGTCGCCCAGGTTGGCACCTGGAGTGCTCGGTCATGGCAGGGGACGTATTGGGCAACACAATAGATATCCACGCTGGCGGAGTTGATTTGATCTTTCCTCATCATGAAAATGAAATTGCGCAGTCGGAGGCCAAGACAGGCAAGAAGTTCGTCAATTTCTGGGTTCACAACGAGCATCTGATGGTCGACGGCAGGAAGATGAGCAAGAGCTTGAATAATTTCTATACGCTAGACAATATTGTGGCAAAAGGTTTTTCCCCGTTAGATTTCCGTTATTTTGTGCTTGCCGCTCACTATCGTTCCAAATTGAATTTCACCTGGGAAGGTTTGGAAGCGGCAAAAAACGCGAGAGAGCGATTGAATAGAGTTGCTTCGCAAATCAGTGGCGGAGAGGCGGAGGGGCAGAGAGACAAAAAATACCTAGATCGATTTAACGAAAAAATCTCTAACGATTTAAATACCCCAGAAGCGCTTGCAATTCTTTGGGAGCTGATGCGAGACGAAAATGTTTCTCAAGCAGACAAAAACGCAACAATCGCCGAAATGGACAAGGTTTTCGGTCTTGGCCTATTAGAAAATCAAACTTTCGAAATACCAGCAGAGGTGATTAAGATTGCCGAGGAACGAAAGACGGCACGTGAAGCCAAGGATTTCGCCAAATCAGATGAGCTAAGGGATCAAATTATCGAGGCAGGCTGGCAGATCGAAGATTTCCCAAATAATGAATATAAGATTATAAAAAAGTAA
- a CDS encoding tRNA-dihydrouridine synthase family protein — protein sequence MQNIWQKLDKPIKILAPMAGYTDSAFRQLCRELGADLVMTELISADAIFHTAKHWFKDEKGEWQSTKGKDETLQMLKFAQEERPIIIQLFGKFPEKFAFAAKWISENLKPDGIDINMGCPARKVVGSDHGAALLKNPTLACEIVRAVKENTDLPVSVKTRLGWGDDDQILEFAPELVKAGISAIMIHGRTYKDGFKGRARWDNIFEVKKIVGDKCVVIGNGDLDSMSRSRISSLQYGMTDGVILDGYSIGRAAIGKPWIFSNDEITPEMLKKIALRHAKLSFERKGEHGIVEFRKHLLFYLKGFPGAKDLRKEAVSIESYDDVAKLLSNLSVNT from the coding sequence ATGCAAAATATTTGGCAAAAATTGGATAAGCCGATCAAAATATTGGCGCCGATGGCGGGATATACTGATTCGGCCTTTCGCCAGCTCTGTCGTGAGCTGGGCGCTGATTTGGTAATGACGGAATTGATTTCGGCCGATGCTATTTTCCACACAGCCAAACACTGGTTCAAGGATGAAAAAGGCGAGTGGCAATCAACTAAGGGCAAAGATGAAACTTTGCAGATGCTGAAATTCGCCCAAGAAGAGAGACCGATCATCATCCAGCTTTTTGGTAAATTCCCAGAGAAGTTTGCCTTTGCCGCCAAGTGGATTAGCGAAAACCTCAAGCCTGATGGGATTGATATTAATATGGGTTGCCCAGCGCGCAAAGTTGTCGGCAGCGACCATGGCGCTGCATTGCTCAAAAATCCAACCTTGGCTTGTGAAATTGTCCGAGCGGTCAAGGAAAATACTGACCTGCCGGTATCGGTCAAGACTAGACTTGGCTGGGGCGATGACGATCAAATACTCGAATTCGCGCCGGAATTGGTCAAGGCTGGAATTAGCGCCATCATGATCCACGGCCGCACGTACAAAGACGGATTCAAGGGCAGGGCCAGATGGGATAATATTTTTGAGGTCAAGAAAATAGTGGGCGATAAATGCGTTGTCATTGGGAACGGAGACCTTGATTCAATGTCGAGATCCCGTATCTCAAGCTTACAGTACGGGATGACAGACGGCGTTATTTTGGACGGATATTCTATCGGCCGTGCGGCGATAGGGAAGCCTTGGATTTTTTCTAACGACGAAATTACGCCAGAAATGTTGAAAAAGATAGCTCTCAGACACGCTAAATTGTCATTTGAGCGAAAAGGTGAGCACGGAATAGTCGAATTTCGTAAGCACTTATTGTTCTATTTGAAGGGTTTTCCAGGCGCAAAGGACTTGCGGAAGGAGGCAGTATCGATCGAATCCTATGACGATGTAGCGAAACTTTTGTCCAATTTGAGTGTAAACACTTGA
- the prfB gene encoding peptide chain release factor 2, giving the protein METLRNKLEDLRNFLKISEKKEEIKTLEAEMREPAFWLEDASANDKSRKLKNLKDEISGFDELYQMSEIADDAELETLRPEIERFEKLTIFSGKYDQYDAILNFYAGAGGDDAQDWTEMLLRMYLRWAENMGMKTEMIYESRGGEAGIKSATISIDGAFAYGNLRLESGVHRLVRQSPFNAKALRQTSFALVQVLPKIESDSDVEIDAKDLKIDVFRAGGHGGQSVNTTDSAVRITHLPTNIVVSCQNERSQLQNKESAMKVLRSRLAQLLIDQHKERIEDLKGDFSSPEWGNQIRSYVLHPYKMVKDHRTNVETSDPDKVLSGGLAEFIEAELKSSIN; this is encoded by the coding sequence ATGGAAACACTCAGGAACAAACTAGAGGATTTGAGAAATTTCCTCAAAATCAGCGAGAAGAAAGAGGAGATCAAGACTCTAGAGGCAGAGATGCGAGAGCCGGCTTTTTGGCTTGAGGATGCAAGTGCCAATGACAAAAGTCGAAAGCTCAAAAACCTAAAAGACGAGATCTCTGGTTTTGATGAACTTTACCAGATGTCGGAAATCGCCGATGATGCAGAATTGGAGACTCTTCGACCCGAAATCGAGAGATTCGAGAAGTTGACTATTTTCTCAGGCAAATACGACCAGTATGACGCAATTCTAAACTTTTATGCTGGAGCCGGAGGAGACGACGCGCAGGACTGGACTGAGATGTTGCTTCGGATGTACCTGCGTTGGGCTGAGAACATGGGCATGAAGACCGAAATGATCTATGAATCACGTGGAGGCGAAGCCGGTATCAAAAGTGCGACTATCTCGATAGACGGCGCTTTTGCTTATGGCAATTTGAGACTCGAATCTGGTGTTCACAGGCTAGTGCGTCAATCGCCGTTTAACGCGAAGGCTTTGCGCCAAACTTCATTTGCCTTAGTCCAGGTACTGCCCAAAATTGAATCTGATTCTGACGTCGAGATTGATGCCAAAGATTTGAAAATTGACGTCTTCAGAGCCGGAGGACATGGCGGTCAGTCAGTCAACACAACTGATTCTGCGGTACGGATTACTCACTTGCCGACAAATATTGTGGTTTCTTGCCAGAACGAGAGAAGCCAATTGCAAAACAAAGAGAGCGCTATGAAGGTCTTGCGATCTCGCTTGGCACAATTACTTATCGATCAACACAAAGAAAGGATCGAGGACCTGAAGGGTGATTTTTCTTCTCCTGAGTGGGGAAACCAAATTCGATCATACGTATTGCACCCGTACAAAATGGTGAAGGATCATCGGACCAATGTCGAGACTTCAGATCCAGACAAGGTTTTGAGTGGGGGACTGGCCGAGTTTATCGAAGCGGAACTCAAGAGTTCGATTAACTGA
- a CDS encoding YbaB/EbfC family nucleoid-associated protein, with translation MVDFGKMKDLYELQKKARAVQKELKDVEVEASSNDGWVTVVFNGEQHMTEVNIAEEALRPENKREIEKDLKNTISQAISRAQAVAAEKMKDIAGGMGIPGL, from the coding sequence ATGGTTGATTTTGGAAAAATGAAAGATCTGTACGAATTACAGAAAAAGGCCAGAGCGGTACAAAAGGAACTGAAGGATGTTGAAGTTGAAGCTTCCAGCAATGACGGCTGGGTTACTGTAGTTTTTAACGGCGAACAACACATGACAGAGGTCAATATTGCTGAAGAAGCACTTCGACCAGAAAACAAGCGTGAAATTGAGAAAGATTTGAAGAATACGATTTCGCAGGCAATCTCTCGAGCCCAAGCAGTTGCGGCTGAGAAAATGAAGGATATCGCGGGCGGAATGGGAATACCAGGACTTTAG
- the pth gene encoding aminoacyl-tRNA hydrolase: MKIIVGLGNPGKQYEGTRHNAGFVFVDALSKSDEITAIGETLNFKAVAKFEAEIAETQLNGEKLIVIKPQTYMNLSGNSVAMVMQYYKAEIADLVVVSDDIDLPVGTARIRHEGSSGGQKGLQNIIDILRSDSFSRLRIGVKSELSGETDNPTFDAANFVLSKFSKQEKEQINQIIAESIKYLLLHLGQKQEIPAHTIEI, translated from the coding sequence ATGAAAATAATCGTAGGTCTTGGCAATCCGGGTAAGCAGTATGAAGGCACTCGCCACAATGCCGGTTTTGTATTTGTTGATGCACTCTCGAAATCAGACGAAATTACAGCAATAGGGGAGACACTTAATTTCAAGGCCGTAGCTAAGTTTGAAGCTGAAATTGCTGAGACTCAACTCAACGGCGAGAAGCTTATAGTGATCAAGCCGCAAACCTATATGAACTTATCTGGCAATTCTGTGGCGATGGTAATGCAATACTACAAAGCTGAGATTGCTGATCTTGTCGTGGTGTCTGATGATATCGATTTGCCTGTTGGTACAGCTCGAATTCGTCATGAGGGCTCGAGCGGCGGACAAAAAGGTTTGCAAAATATTATTGATATTCTTAGGTCGGATTCATTCTCGCGTCTCCGAATCGGAGTCAAGTCAGAGCTGAGTGGTGAGACTGATAATCCGACTTTTGACGCGGCCAATTTTGTCCTCAGCAAATTTTCAAAACAGGAAAAAGAACAGATCAATCAGATAATCGCCGAGTCGATCAAGTATCTCTTGCTTCATCTGGGTCAAAAGCAAGAGATCCCTGCTCACACCATCGAGATCTAA